One Phaeodactylum tricornutum CCAP 1055/1 chromosome 28, whole genome shotgun sequence DNA window includes the following coding sequences:
- a CDS encoding predicted protein, with protein sequence MWFRFGGIHQGATPSHGRCCTACLLTTIRYTMDETAIQDEGVLHDVLQELDKERTRRAELEAQIRDLQLGLADKKSVEEDHQVISRRAFVAMETQVAGYQDIVHAVTSHRPAIAAAAAASPDQFGSSSTIPRRGHKPPVTLPLHVVRLLETIPWDIRAREHIFGREEVYEWQVYDDRDKQWQSQLKYFPVIFKSLPFTKPTPRKAGEDEINAVDHHDDPANIADHPQGHNLLLFLAGGGPDKSASGSRHGVLTDERVSRFLNITSGYPLPQDGGVWEWIGAWRLEKRSPSSSLPLNCDKDGWSYGNDTQDFLVKDRRSTNAISDTPGDNNYRKLRRRKWCRQRILVDYLHVSEQTRQYLKLLAENARLQTTSSKICNQLVETKVVLTETEDMLMQTKTDLQKEVNTLKQKITEQDDTLKSLQGGSNDDTWDSQVNGVVKNDQANELGSKLTQWVTSSVRKKPLKPKSDLKDVSHKDTLDDTIGQSVGLNESPRSFDWKKLGRGPFRNKVKELQGRKVSFGNSQNAAGELVTGEDNERVAVVSRDLDGSRARSLTS encoded by the exons ATGTGGTTTCGGTTTGGCGGGATTCACCAGGGAGCGACGCCGTCGCACGGTCGATGCTGCACTGCATGTTTGTT AACAACAATTCGATACACGATGGACGAGACCGCCATTCAGGATGAAGGCGTGCTTCACGATGTTCTGCAAGAGCTGGATAAGGAGCGCACGAGACGTGCGGAACTGGAAGCGCAAATACGCGATCTACAATTAGGGCTCGCCGACAAAAAGAGTGTAGAGGAGGACCACCAAGTCATTTCTCGACGTGCGTTTGTGGCCATGGAAACGCAGGTGGCGGGTTATCAGGACATTGTACATGCCGTTACCAGCCACCGACCAGCCATTGCCGCTGCTGCAGCTGCTAGTCCTGATCAGTTTGGAAGCTCCAGCACAATTCCCAGACGCGGACACAAGCCTCCCGTCACGCTGCCGCTGCACGTTGTCCGTCTGTTGGAGACCATTCCTTGGGATATTCGAGCTCGGGAACACATTTTTGGACGGGAAGAAGTTTACGAATGGCAAGTTTACGATGATCGTGACAAACAGTGGCAGAGTCAATTGAAATATTTTCCGGTCATCTTCAAATCACTACCATTCACGAAACCAACACCGAGGAAGGCGGGAGAAGATGAAATTAACGCAGTTGACCACCACGACGATCCCGCAAACATTGCGGACCATCCACAGGGTCACAATTTGTTACTCTTCTTGGCTGGCGGTGGTCCCGACAAAAGCGCTTCAGGCTCTAGACATGGCGTTTTGACGGATGAACGCGTATCGCGTTTCCTTAACATTACGTCAGGTTATCCGCTACCTCAAGATGGTGGCGTCTGGGAGTGGATTGGGGCATGGAGGTTGGAAAAACGGAGTCCTTCGTCATCTTTGCCACTAAATTGTGACAAGGACGGATGGTCGTACGGGAACGATACCCAGGATTTTCTAGTTAAAGACCGGAGATCAACGAATGCAATCTCGGACACACCTGGTGACAATAATTATCGGAAGCTTCGTCGGCGGAAATGGTGTCGCCAGCGTATACTAGTGGATTATTTGCATGTATCGGAGCAAACGCGACAGTACCTTAAACTGTTAGCCGAGAATGCGCGATTGCAAACCACGTCTAGCAAAATCTGCAATCAACTTGTGGAAACGAAAGTTGTTTTGACCGAAACTGAAGACATGTTgatgcaaacaaaaacagatCTTCAAAAAGAAGTTAACACGCTCAAGCAAAAAATAACCGAGCAGGATGATACTTTGAAATCACTTCAAGGCGGGAGCAACGATGACACCTGGGACTCGCAAGTCAACGGTGTCGTGAAGAATGACCAAGCCAACGAGCTTGGATCCAAATTAACGCAGTGGGTAACCTCATCAGTGCGAAAAAAGCCGCTGAAACCAAAAAGTGACTTGAAAGATGTATCGCATAAGGACACGCTTGATGACACTATCGGCCAGTCGGTTGGTTTAAACGAAAGCCCTCGCTCATTTGACTGGAAGAAGCTAGGTCGCGGACCTTTTCGCAACAAAGTCAAAGAGCTCCAGGGCCGCAAGGTATCCTTTGGTAACAGTCAAAACGCCGCGGGGGAGCTCGTCACTGGTGAGGACAATGAAAGGGTGGCCGTTGTTTCACGGGATCTTGACGGCAGTCGCGCAAGGTCGTTGACGAGCTAA